The following proteins are co-located in the Desulfovibrio intestinalis genome:
- a CDS encoding glutamate/aspartate ABC transporter substrate-binding protein, which translates to MTLKKTLLSALAGLLLLTATHSAVQAEELTGTLKKIKETGVIVVGHRESSVPFSYYDLQQNVIGYAQDYSDKIVEAVKKQLNMPDLKVRFVPVTSQNRIPLLQNGTYDFECGSTTNNLDRQQQVDFSNTFFVVGTRLLTHKDSGIKDFDDLKGKNVAVTAGTTSEMLLNKMNDEKKLGVSIISVKDHGDAFRTVESGRAVAFFIDDALLAGERAKAKKPAEWVIVGTPQSFEAYGCMVRKGDAPFKKLVDGTIADLQLNGEAEKSYTRWFKQPIPPKGMNMNFDMSDEMKNLFKAPNDKALN; encoded by the coding sequence ATGACCCTGAAAAAAACCCTTTTGTCCGCACTGGCTGGCCTGCTGCTGCTTACCGCCACCCACTCTGCCGTCCAGGCTGAAGAGCTGACCGGTACCCTGAAAAAAATCAAGGAAACCGGCGTAATTGTTGTAGGGCATCGCGAATCCTCCGTACCTTTTTCTTACTATGACTTGCAGCAAAACGTCATTGGCTACGCGCAAGACTACTCCGACAAAATTGTTGAAGCTGTGAAAAAACAGCTCAACATGCCCGACCTGAAGGTTCGCTTTGTGCCTGTCACTTCGCAGAATCGCATTCCCCTGCTCCAGAACGGCACCTATGACTTCGAGTGTGGTTCGACCACCAACAACCTTGACCGTCAGCAGCAGGTGGACTTCTCCAACACATTTTTTGTGGTCGGCACACGTCTGCTCACGCATAAAGATTCGGGCATCAAAGACTTTGATGACCTCAAGGGCAAGAACGTGGCGGTCACTGCTGGCACCACCTCCGAAATGCTGCTGAACAAGATGAATGACGAGAAAAAGCTTGGCGTCAGCATCATCAGTGTAAAAGACCATGGCGATGCCTTCCGCACGGTGGAATCGGGCCGCGCTGTAGCTTTCTTTATTGATGACGCCCTGCTGGCTGGCGAACGCGCCAAGGCCAAAAAACCCGCTGAATGGGTTATCGTGGGCACCCCCCAGAGCTTTGAAGCCTATGGCTGCATGGTGCGCAAGGGCGACGCCCCCTTCAAAAAGCTTGTGGACGGCACCATTGCCGACCTGCAGCTGAACGGCGAGGCCGAAAAATCCTACACGCGCTGGTTCAAGCAGCCTATTCCTCCCAAGGGCATGAACATGAACTTTGACATGTCCGATGAAATGAAGAACCTTTTCAAGGCCCCCAACGATAAGGCCCTGAATTAG
- a CDS encoding PhoH family protein codes for MAVRSSMYETVEFDDPTLANQLFGPHNAHLDLLALASGAQITSRGASIYIESPDADVRQVLCNVFVQLYDLLRGGLALSQQDFTRAYEMLRGDPGLSLAQIFRDAVFVNTPRKTVTARNVAQRTYLDLLRRHELVFAAGPAGTGKTYLAVAMALSMFQQHKVKRIVLTRPAVEAGERLGFLPGDLAEKVNPYLRPLYDALHDMMPQPKVASMMEVGSIEVAPLAFMRGRTLNDAFIILDEAQNTTQEQMKMFLTRMGFGSRMVVTGDTTQIDLPMQPGGQRPRSGLIHALNILPDVPGLAVHRFSKADVVRHPLVGAIVNAYDNAEKDGTAR; via the coding sequence ATGGCAGTAAGATCTTCAATGTATGAAACCGTTGAATTTGACGATCCCACCCTGGCAAATCAGCTGTTTGGGCCTCACAACGCGCATCTTGACCTGTTGGCTCTTGCCAGCGGCGCGCAAATCACCAGCCGAGGGGCCAGCATTTATATTGAATCGCCCGACGCTGATGTGCGTCAGGTCTTGTGCAACGTTTTTGTGCAGCTTTATGATTTGCTGCGAGGCGGACTTGCGCTGAGTCAGCAGGATTTTACCCGGGCTTACGAGATGCTCAGGGGTGATCCGGGGCTGAGTTTGGCCCAGATTTTTCGTGATGCTGTTTTTGTTAATACCCCCCGCAAAACGGTCACAGCACGCAATGTGGCCCAGCGTACCTACCTCGATCTCTTGCGGCGTCATGAACTGGTGTTCGCGGCTGGGCCTGCTGGCACGGGCAAGACCTATCTTGCTGTGGCTATGGCGTTGTCGATGTTTCAGCAGCACAAGGTCAAGCGCATTGTTCTGACGCGTCCAGCTGTGGAAGCGGGAGAGCGCCTGGGCTTTTTGCCCGGCGACCTGGCGGAGAAGGTTAATCCCTACCTCCGTCCTCTGTATGACGCGCTGCATGATATGATGCCTCAGCCCAAGGTGGCTTCCATGATGGAGGTAGGCTCCATTGAAGTAGCGCCCCTTGCTTTTATGCGAGGTCGTACTCTCAATGACGCCTTTATTATTTTAGATGAAGCACAGAATACCACTCAGGAACAGATGAAAATGTTTCTAACACGAATGGGATTCGGTTCGCGCATGGTGGTCACAGGCGATACCACGCAGATTGACCTGCCAATGCAGCCCGGCGGCCAGCGCCCTCGGTCGGGCCTTATTCACGCGCTGAATATTCTTCCTGATGTGCCTGGTTTGGCTGTACACCGCTTCAGCAAAGCGGACGTTGTGCGCCATCCCCTGGTCGGAGCCATAGTAAACGCTTATGATAATGCAGAAAAAGACGGCACGGCCCGCTAG
- a CDS encoding HD family phosphohydrolase — MIMQKKTARPASFLALIHALRARHHCGWGLTALIITFFALSLLAGANFEVVPRIYVAGQIADSDVISDRDILVEDTQATKARRKQVLLLQPPVYDLSLEPYAAFQNRIVEILRSLNNGVDYKLQEGPLQRLADELTPPVADEVLPELAHPEVQAYLLKTLLPSIREHMAEGLVGDIRSARVGRSGVIIRNLDNNTEILRPEVTNLPDLQSFLAEVSSLVRQVPTLNPQSRRAINILLSATVPASLTLNREATQRRGNAVMSMVEPVYYQILKGELLLRKGERVSREQQIKLQTLYKSSSDPMHWAAAMGAFICSLLLSVGFFVAPSGKPGTPLRCKDMLLISLLLMLFSVGAKIVYVLGLRVDSVTFLNTLSLGFPVAGAVGLVAMIFAARRYCTMGLLLSFFVMLMFQEDFYFFLYQFLGGMLATWLVTNAQSRQDVVWSIVPLTIGQVLIWFGTALLSQTAPGELPMQLAAVAINSLLSLILLFAVSPVLELSFGYSTRFRLMELMSLEQPLMQELMVTVPGTYHHSLVVSNMVEAGAKAIGANSLLCKVAALYHDVGKLSYPEYFIENQFGGPNKHDKLAPSMSALILLSHVKKGTELAERYKLGQDIADIIGQHHGTRLIRFFYQKAIDMGEKPRESDYSYVGPRPQTKEAAILMLADSVEASSRTLAEPTPARIKSHIDAIIKGIFSEGQLDESELTFKDLHYLSENFQRILTGIFHQRIAYPDAKIRDVAKVVGKAEVKPEAKDAKGSVRQEAKGEAKAAAAQVATPAAPAAAQSATKDVAATGKMANAATEHAASGKGVVGQGGNADNSGLVNGAEGQGGQAKQGTQQKPSGDGAQ; from the coding sequence ATGATAATGCAGAAAAAGACGGCACGGCCCGCTAGCTTCCTGGCCCTCATCCACGCGCTGAGGGCTCGGCACCATTGCGGCTGGGGGCTTACTGCCCTCATCATTACTTTTTTTGCCCTGTCGCTACTGGCTGGGGCCAATTTTGAGGTAGTACCCAGAATATATGTGGCCGGGCAAATTGCGGATTCTGACGTTATTTCCGACCGTGACATTTTGGTGGAAGACACTCAGGCCACCAAGGCACGGCGCAAGCAAGTGCTGCTTTTGCAGCCCCCGGTATATGATCTGAGTCTGGAACCCTATGCGGCCTTTCAGAACCGTATTGTTGAAATTTTGCGCAGTCTGAACAATGGGGTAGACTACAAGTTGCAGGAAGGCCCCCTGCAAAGACTTGCCGACGAGCTGACGCCTCCTGTAGCTGATGAAGTGCTGCCTGAACTGGCGCATCCTGAAGTGCAGGCCTACCTTCTAAAAACTCTGCTGCCCAGTATTCGGGAACATATGGCCGAAGGGCTGGTGGGCGATATCCGCTCGGCCAGAGTCGGACGCAGTGGCGTTATTATACGCAATCTGGACAACAATACGGAAATTTTGCGTCCAGAAGTGACGAATCTGCCTGACCTCCAATCGTTTCTGGCGGAAGTGTCTTCTCTTGTGCGGCAGGTTCCTACCCTGAATCCACAGTCACGCCGAGCCATTAATATTCTGCTTTCAGCAACCGTGCCCGCCTCGCTTACGCTTAACCGCGAGGCCACGCAAAGGCGCGGCAATGCAGTTATGAGTATGGTGGAGCCGGTATACTACCAGATACTCAAGGGCGAGCTGCTGCTGCGTAAGGGCGAGCGGGTAAGCCGCGAACAGCAAATAAAGCTTCAAACTCTTTACAAATCCTCCTCAGACCCCATGCACTGGGCCGCTGCAATGGGAGCCTTTATTTGCTCCCTGCTCCTGAGCGTGGGCTTTTTTGTCGCTCCCAGCGGCAAGCCCGGTACGCCCTTGCGTTGCAAGGATATGCTGCTCATATCGCTGCTGCTCATGCTTTTCAGCGTTGGGGCCAAAATAGTCTATGTGCTTGGTTTGCGCGTGGACAGCGTGACTTTTCTTAATACACTGAGCCTTGGCTTTCCTGTTGCAGGAGCCGTGGGGCTGGTGGCCATGATCTTTGCGGCCCGGCGCTACTGCACTATGGGGCTGCTGCTGTCATTTTTCGTAATGCTCATGTTTCAGGAAGATTTTTATTTCTTCCTGTATCAATTCCTTGGCGGCATGCTGGCCACATGGCTTGTGACCAATGCCCAAAGCCGTCAGGACGTGGTGTGGAGTATTGTTCCGCTGACCATTGGGCAGGTGCTCATATGGTTTGGCACCGCGCTGTTGTCGCAGACTGCTCCTGGCGAGCTCCCCATGCAGCTGGCAGCTGTGGCCATCAACAGCCTGCTTTCGCTTATTTTGCTTTTTGCGGTCAGCCCCGTGCTTGAGTTGAGCTTTGGCTACAGCACACGCTTCCGGCTGATGGAGCTCATGAGTCTTGAACAGCCTCTGATGCAGGAACTCATGGTCACAGTGCCCGGCACCTACCACCACTCATTGGTGGTATCCAACATGGTGGAGGCCGGAGCCAAGGCCATTGGAGCCAACAGCCTGTTGTGCAAGGTGGCGGCCCTGTATCATGACGTTGGCAAACTGTCCTACCCAGAATATTTTATTGAAAATCAGTTTGGCGGGCCCAATAAGCACGACAAGCTTGCGCCGTCCATGAGCGCACTCATTCTTCTGTCCCATGTCAAAAAAGGCACGGAGCTGGCAGAGCGCTATAAACTGGGACAGGACATTGCGGATATTATCGGGCAGCACCACGGCACGCGCCTTATTCGCTTTTTCTACCAGAAAGCCATTGATATGGGTGAAAAGCCCAGAGAGTCTGACTACAGCTACGTGGGGCCGCGCCCCCAGACCAAGGAAGCCGCCATACTTATGCTGGCTGACTCGGTTGAGGCATCAAGCCGCACGCTTGCTGAACCTACCCCGGCGCGAATCAAGAGCCATATTGACGCTATTATCAAAGGGATTTTTTCTGAAGGGCAGTTGGACGAGTCTGAGCTGACGTTCAAGGATCTGCACTACCTCAGTGAAAATTTCCAGCGCATTCTTACGGGTATTTTTCATCAGCGTATTGCCTATCCTGACGCCAAAATTCGCGATGTAGCCAAGGTTGTGGGCAAGGCAGAGGTCAAGCCCGAAGCCAAGGATGCCAAGGGCAGCGTCCGGCAGGAAGCAAAGGGAGAAGCCAAGGCTGCTGCCGCGCAGGTGGCAACCCCGGCTGCGCCTGCGGCTGCTCAATCCGCAACGAAAGATGTGGCGGCAACAGGCAAAATGGCCAATGCTGCCACAGAGCATGCTGCTTCCGGCAAAGGTGTCGTTGGGCAAGGGGGCAATGCTGATAACTCTGGCCTTGTGAACGGGGCAGAGGGGCAAGGCGGTCAGGCGAAACAAGGCACACAGCAAAAACCTTCGGGTGATGGCGCACAGTGA
- the ybeY gene encoding rRNA maturation RNase YbeY, which yields MRAALDAMLDVPTDSSDYGVHAPIAVELFLLDDAAVAKANARHLDCAGPTNILSFPGGTDAPGVLLLSLDTLQRECLLYGQDPSEHAIRLLAHGMGHLCGLDHSPVMDDLCEQFMDAAWAALCGEEA from the coding sequence ATGCGTGCCGCACTTGACGCGATGCTTGATGTGCCTACAGATTCCAGTGATTACGGCGTTCACGCCCCCATAGCGGTGGAGCTTTTTTTGCTGGATGACGCCGCTGTTGCAAAGGCCAACGCCCGGCATCTTGATTGTGCGGGGCCGACCAACATTCTTTCTTTTCCTGGTGGAACTGACGCCCCTGGCGTCTTGCTGCTCTCATTGGATACGTTACAGCGCGAATGCCTCTTGTACGGGCAGGATCCGTCAGAACACGCCATTCGTCTTTTGGCTCACGGCATGGGGCATTTGTGCGGGCTGGATCACAGCCCGGTTATGGATGATCTTTGCGAACAGTTCATGGATGCAGCCTGGGCCGCGCTGTGTGGTGAAGAAGCGTAG
- a CDS encoding polynucleotide adenylyltransferase — protein MELYLVGGAVRDMLLGRTPTELDFAFAGDLENFLSLHPDARRVGKSVHVCLWHGRECMPFRGAGPEEDLRARDLTINALALDKAGKLYMHPQAVNDLQQRILRPASPTAFADDPTRIFRLARFAAYWPDWRIDKSAFEQMRALSYTERATLPAERVGREVLKALAAPAPGRFFRVLAQGQSLAPWFAELEKADSIPAGPRQWHSNSVLGHSLRIMDTVAGDSLAVWMALCHDLGKILTDPALLPHHYGHEKGGIALSLELARRLRLSTRFAKAGVLAASEHMKGGMYTTLRPGTRRDLLWRVHTAGFDQAFWRLVDADSGSPISSTALAHLAVLLDVRLPKDWHNKGEASARKLRELHCQALARQ, from the coding sequence ATGGAACTTTACCTCGTTGGCGGCGCGGTGCGCGATATGCTGCTGGGCCGCACGCCCACGGAACTGGATTTCGCCTTTGCTGGCGATCTGGAAAATTTTTTATCCCTTCACCCGGATGCCCGGCGCGTGGGCAAGAGTGTGCACGTTTGCCTCTGGCATGGACGGGAGTGCATGCCGTTTCGTGGAGCCGGACCAGAAGAAGACCTTAGGGCGCGCGACCTTACAATTAACGCCCTGGCGCTGGACAAAGCCGGAAAGCTGTATATGCATCCGCAGGCGGTCAACGACCTGCAACAGCGAATCCTGCGCCCGGCATCCCCCACAGCTTTTGCCGACGACCCTACGCGCATCTTCCGCCTGGCACGATTTGCCGCCTACTGGCCTGACTGGCGCATTGACAAAAGCGCCTTTGAACAGATGCGTGCCCTTTCCTATACGGAGCGCGCCACCCTGCCTGCCGAACGTGTTGGGCGCGAAGTTCTCAAGGCTTTGGCTGCCCCGGCCCCTGGCCGATTCTTTCGAGTGCTGGCACAAGGGCAAAGCCTTGCTCCCTGGTTCGCTGAACTGGAAAAAGCAGACAGCATTCCGGCAGGCCCTCGGCAATGGCATAGTAACTCGGTTTTGGGGCACAGCCTGCGTATCATGGATACTGTGGCCGGTGATTCATTGGCGGTCTGGATGGCCTTGTGCCACGACCTGGGAAAAATTTTAACGGATCCTGCCCTGCTGCCCCACCACTACGGCCATGAAAAAGGCGGGATAGCCCTGAGCCTGGAACTGGCCCGCCGCCTTCGCCTGTCGACCCGGTTCGCCAAAGCAGGAGTGCTTGCCGCTTCGGAGCATATGAAGGGCGGCATGTATACGACCCTTCGCCCCGGAACCCGGCGCGACCTTCTTTGGCGGGTACACACAGCGGGCTTTGATCAGGCTTTCTGGCGGCTGGTTGATGCAGACAGCGGTAGCCCCATCAGTTCCACGGCCCTGGCGCACTTGGCTGTACTTCTTGACGTACGGCTGCCCAAGGACTGGCACAACAAGGGTGAAGCTTCAGCCAGAAAACTACGGGAACTGCATTGTCAGGCTTTAGCAAGACAATGA
- a CDS encoding biotin--[acetyl-CoA-carboxylase] ligase produces MFTVCHSHPDEGSACPSPKPHPSGPVVWRFGHISSCLDTAMHMAARDMLAPWDSVQCAAQTAGRGQLRRNWYSPPGNVYAAIRLPMTPPFDGSAAAPATACLLAEALRLLGWPVQLKWPNDIVIEDADGQPKKLAGILLEERGGILLAGIGINVDFSPPVELLRAGAAMEATCLRDQLKAEEGRYISTAEALWQQLVIRMHSAYIHCHSFSGQWKKHADGFLLWRGKDVELRDDGRIVRGWLTGLGPAGGLCLNQNGRLEEFFSGSLLRTGRAAVKG; encoded by the coding sequence ATGTTCACAGTATGCCATAGCCACCCAGATGAGGGAAGCGCTTGCCCTTCACCAAAGCCGCATCCATCCGGCCCTGTTGTTTGGCGTTTCGGCCATATTTCTTCCTGCCTTGATACAGCCATGCACATGGCCGCTCGCGATATGTTGGCCCCGTGGGACAGCGTGCAGTGTGCCGCACAAACTGCCGGACGCGGTCAGTTGCGCCGCAACTGGTATTCGCCACCTGGTAATGTTTACGCGGCCATAAGATTGCCTATGACTCCGCCCTTTGACGGATCCGCAGCGGCTCCGGCCACAGCGTGCCTGCTGGCAGAAGCTTTGCGGCTGCTGGGGTGGCCTGTGCAGCTCAAGTGGCCCAATGACATCGTAATTGAAGATGCAGATGGGCAGCCCAAAAAGCTGGCTGGCATTCTACTTGAAGAGCGCGGCGGCATATTGCTGGCGGGTATTGGCATCAATGTGGATTTTTCCCCGCCAGTAGAGCTTTTGCGGGCTGGCGCGGCAATGGAAGCAACCTGTTTGCGCGATCAGCTTAAAGCCGAGGAGGGGCGATATATTTCTACAGCAGAAGCCTTATGGCAACAGCTTGTAATACGCATGCATTCGGCATATATTCACTGCCACTCATTTTCCGGGCAGTGGAAAAAGCACGCCGACGGTTTTTTGCTATGGCGTGGAAAAGATGTGGAGCTGCGCGACGATGGGCGCATTGTGCGCGGCTGGCTGACGGGCTTAGGTCCGGCAGGCGGCCTTTGTCTTAACCAAAACGGACGGCTTGAGGAATTTTTCAGCGGGAGCCTTCTGCGTACCGGCAGAGCAGCAGTAAAGGGTTAA
- a CDS encoding pyruvate carboxylase produces the protein MANKTFSEVQDFLRGKVILVANRGIPGRRICRSIRERFDAVAAMTATDVDKTAPAASTAQELVLLGAEPRAYLDIDSVIAKAKQRGVVGIHPGWGFASEDTRFPARCKEAGITFIGATAEAMNLLGNKVQAREVARKLGIPVVPGSDGAVDVPTAKKLISEMGLPIMLKAEGGGGGRGIFAIHNEAELEDAFFKASTMAQASFGNPRLFVEKFLADVRHIEIQVIADMYGNVFAFDERDCTVQRNHQKLIEITPSPWAGLSRNLRERLKDYSRRLVRAVGYHSLATVEFLVTPDGTPYLIEVNTRLQVEHGITECRYGIDLVEEHIAVAFGAELRYREENLRPSYCAMQVRINCENPQDNFAPNSGLISRYVSPGGPGVRLDSNISAGYEFPANYDSAGALLISYAHDWEKTLGIMERALSEYVIGGIKTTIPFYRQVIKNPLFRQGKINTNFIADHPELMVYTDLAPEGERLSKLVAEVSAKGYNPYVQLGEYRSDTTPCLGPFEPVLPAITSAQRKQPSPYPQGDRLATLDYIRDSGQVHFTDTTPRDFTQSNSGNRFRLAEDRLIGPYLDNVGYFSIENGGGAHFHVAMLANMTYPFTEAKEWNRFAPKTMKQLLVRSTNVLGYTPQPRNLMLKTGEMICDHYQIIRCFDFLNHVENMRPMAEVVLGRNDVIFQPAISMSWAKGFDVQHYLGVTEGMLRMVGSVMGVDPKEASRHIILGLKDMAGVCPPRFMTELVTAIRKAWPELVLHYHRHYTDGLFVPACGAAAKAGTHIIDVGLGSAVRSYGQGDVLATMAYIEDELGLKCHLDKGAIRDANFVCKQIMPYYDRYCAPYFQGIDYDVTLHGMPGGATSSSQEGAMKQGYIHLLPYMLKFLESTRQIVRYHDVTPGSQITWNTAFLAVTGAWKRGGEDEVRYLLQVLAEVTRTPEEELSQEMRKARLHIYRDCNDAFRNLLLGKFGKLPLGFPADWVYMSAFGAEWKNAIASRIETSPLESLVDVNLAAEEKACADILKRKPNEEEFVLYLNHPADALKTVQFKAKFGDPNNLPLHVWFEGLKAGQDLYFNDSSGKPHHLQLLSISTPNEAGISICRYVLDSEFMSCEVQVRQPVGTAAKGALMADPANQYHVAAPSNGDLWVMYVHPGDVVKAGEELFNVSIMKQEKAVLAPVDGMVKRVLKTADFKESKQMVSVREGELIVELGPVPRVCANEACGQPIPMENITFCPYCGSRVC, from the coding sequence ATGGCCAACAAGACATTCTCGGAAGTGCAGGATTTTTTGAGGGGTAAGGTAATACTTGTCGCCAACCGGGGTATCCCGGGCCGGCGCATCTGCCGTTCCATTAGGGAACGGTTTGACGCGGTGGCAGCCATGACTGCCACCGATGTGGATAAAACCGCTCCGGCGGCATCCACCGCTCAGGAGTTGGTCCTGCTAGGTGCAGAACCTCGTGCATATCTGGACATTGACAGTGTTATTGCCAAGGCGAAACAGCGTGGCGTTGTAGGCATCCACCCCGGCTGGGGATTTGCCTCTGAAGACACGCGCTTTCCCGCACGTTGCAAAGAAGCGGGCATTACTTTTATTGGCGCTACCGCCGAGGCAATGAACCTGCTTGGCAACAAGGTGCAGGCGCGCGAAGTTGCCCGCAAGCTCGGCATTCCGGTGGTTCCGGGTTCTGACGGCGCTGTTGACGTGCCCACGGCCAAAAAGCTCATCAGCGAGATGGGGCTGCCCATCATGCTCAAGGCTGAAGGCGGCGGCGGTGGCCGTGGCATTTTTGCCATCCATAATGAAGCAGAGCTGGAAGACGCCTTTTTCAAAGCTTCCACTATGGCTCAGGCTTCCTTTGGCAACCCGCGCCTGTTTGTGGAAAAGTTTCTTGCCGATGTTCGCCACATTGAAATTCAGGTTATTGCCGACATGTACGGCAATGTCTTTGCTTTTGATGAACGCGATTGCACGGTGCAGCGCAACCACCAGAAACTCATTGAAATCACTCCTTCGCCTTGGGCCGGCCTTTCACGCAATTTGCGTGAGCGCCTCAAGGATTATTCCCGCCGTCTGGTGCGCGCTGTGGGCTACCACAGCCTTGCCACGGTGGAATTTCTGGTCACGCCTGACGGAACGCCGTACCTCATTGAGGTCAACACACGCCTTCAGGTGGAGCACGGCATCACGGAATGCCGTTATGGCATAGACCTTGTGGAAGAGCATATTGCCGTGGCCTTTGGTGCGGAACTGCGTTACCGCGAAGAAAACCTGCGTCCCTCGTACTGTGCCATGCAGGTGCGTATCAACTGCGAAAACCCGCAGGACAACTTCGCCCCCAACTCTGGCCTGATTTCGCGCTATGTTTCTCCCGGCGGCCCCGGCGTGCGCCTGGACTCCAACATCAGCGCGGGTTACGAGTTCCCCGCCAACTATGACTCTGCGGGAGCCCTGCTCATTTCCTACGCGCATGACTGGGAAAAGACCCTGGGCATTATGGAGCGCGCGCTTAGCGAGTATGTGATCGGCGGCATCAAAACGACTATTCCTTTCTACCGTCAGGTCATAAAGAATCCCCTGTTCCGTCAGGGCAAGATCAATACCAACTTCATTGCCGACCACCCGGAGCTTATGGTCTATACCGACCTTGCTCCCGAGGGAGAGCGCCTGTCCAAGCTTGTGGCCGAAGTTTCCGCCAAGGGCTACAACCCTTATGTGCAGCTTGGCGAATACCGCTCGGATACCACGCCATGTCTTGGCCCCTTCGAGCCTGTGTTGCCCGCCATTACCTCGGCGCAGCGCAAGCAGCCTTCGCCCTATCCGCAGGGCGACCGCTTGGCTACGTTGGATTACATTCGTGACTCAGGGCAGGTGCACTTTACCGACACCACGCCGCGCGACTTCACCCAGTCCAACTCCGGCAACCGCTTCCGTCTTGCCGAAGACAGGCTTATTGGCCCGTATCTGGATAACGTAGGGTACTTCTCCATAGAAAATGGCGGCGGCGCGCATTTCCATGTGGCCATGCTTGCCAACATGACCTATCCCTTCACTGAAGCGAAGGAATGGAACCGCTTTGCCCCCAAGACCATGAAGCAGCTCTTGGTGCGCTCTACCAACGTGCTTGGTTACACGCCCCAGCCCCGCAATCTTATGCTCAAGACCGGGGAAATGATCTGCGATCACTACCAGATCATCCGCTGCTTTGACTTCCTGAACCATGTTGAAAATATGCGTCCTATGGCCGAAGTGGTTCTTGGCCGTAATGACGTCATCTTCCAGCCTGCCATCTCCATGTCCTGGGCCAAGGGCTTTGATGTGCAGCATTACCTTGGCGTTACGGAAGGCATGCTGCGCATGGTGGGTAGCGTTATGGGCGTTGACCCCAAAGAAGCTTCACGCCACATCATTCTGGGCCTTAAAGACATGGCCGGGGTATGCCCCCCGCGCTTCATGACCGAACTGGTGACAGCTATTCGCAAAGCCTGGCCTGAACTGGTACTGCACTATCACCGCCATTACACCGACGGACTGTTTGTGCCCGCCTGCGGCGCAGCCGCCAAGGCCGGAACCCATATTATAGATGTGGGTCTGGGATCAGCCGTGCGTTCGTACGGCCAGGGCGATGTGCTGGCCACCATGGCCTACATCGAAGACGAACTTGGCCTCAAGTGCCACCTGGACAAGGGCGCCATCCGCGACGCCAACTTCGTGTGCAAGCAGATCATGCCGTACTATGACCGCTACTGCGCGCCGTACTTCCAGGGGATAGACTATGACGTCACCCTGCACGGCATGCCCGGCGGGGCCACCTCTTCCTCGCAGGAAGGGGCCATGAAGCAGGGCTACATTCACCTGTTGCCCTATATGCTCAAGTTCCTTGAAAGCACTCGTCAGATTGTGCGTTATCATGACGTGACGCCCGGTTCCCAGATCACCTGGAACACGGCTTTCCTGGCCGTTACCGGGGCCTGGAAGCGTGGCGGCGAAGACGAAGTGCGCTATCTGCTTCAGGTGCTCGCCGAAGTGACGCGCACCCCTGAAGAAGAGCTGTCGCAGGAAATGCGCAAGGCTCGCCTGCACATCTACCGTGATTGCAACGATGCCTTCCGCAACCTTTTGCTCGGCAAGTTCGGCAAGCTGCCTTTGGGCTTTCCTGCTGACTGGGTCTACATGAGCGCCTTCGGTGCGGAGTGGAAGAACGCCATTGCCAGCCGGATAGAGACTTCGCCTCTGGAATCTCTGGTTGACGTGAACTTGGCTGCGGAAGAAAAGGCCTGCGCCGATATTCTCAAACGCAAGCCCAATGAAGAAGAGTTTGTGCTCTATCTCAACCACCCGGCAGACGCCCTTAAAACCGTTCAGTTTAAGGCAAAGTTTGGCGACCCGAATAACTTGCCCCTGCATGTGTGGTTTGAGGGGCTGAAAGCGGGTCAGGACCTGTATTTCAACGACAGCAGCGGCAAACCGCATCACTTGCAGTTGTTGAGCATATCAACGCCCAATGAGGCTGGCATATCCATCTGCCGCTATGTGCTGGACTCTGAGTTCATGAGCTGCGAAGTGCAGGTGCGTCAGCCTGTGGGCACTGCTGCCAAGGGTGCTTTGATGGCCGATCCGGCCAACCAGTATCATGTGGCTGCGCCCAGCAATGGCGACTTGTGGGTCATGTACGTTCACCCCGGTGATGTGGTTAAGGCTGGGGAAGAACTGTTCAACGTGTCCATCATGAAGCAGGAAAAGGCCGTGCTTGCCCCCGTGGACGGCATGGTCAAACGTGTGCTGAAAACCGCTGACTTCAAAGAAAGCAAGCAGATGGTTTCTGTGCGTGAAGGCGAGCTCATCGTGGAACTCGGCCCTGTGCCCCGCGTGTGCGCCAACGAAGCCTGCGGTCAGCCCATCCCGATGGAAAACATCACCTTTTGCCCTTATTGTGGTTCACGGGTCTGCTAG